Proteins from a single region of Lasioglossum baleicum chromosome 1, iyLasBale1, whole genome shotgun sequence:
- the LOC143214737 gene encoding cholesterol transporter ABCA5 isoform X2: MDSCGVYLSQLRAMLVRNLLLKKREKRKTTAEVFLPLCTLGILIVLKVMPPNPNYPAMMTERQEGGIFEALNGYKNNTIAVVPNSTETLNFLSSMNTLWLSMWDHPGKLPLNFVVFDTKDDLQAAYWRDPYSIPLAVIFEDSQPISQRLLYEIRTNPLYTNPPSPTELYSAPVTCRKDTSHWMGGVLSIETGGSCPANNYLHSGFLALQLIMDITKIRLDTGNTDVNVPEVRLEMFPKEAFTADWMLAFRVVIPLFMVLAISQFVTYLLILIVGEKEKKIKEGMKIMGLRDSVFWLSWFIIYSVFVLLLSAVGVILLFTLQMFQHTHFLPIFLLVVLYSFSIIMFAFMITPFFDKSRTAGVLGNFAVTILSLMYFIQVFVNDSSSISFWVVSLLSPTGVALAMDKALVLDLQGEGVNFDNLWSGPGIPFGGSLIMMTLDIFLYACLAYYFDCVIPSEYGVKRTPWFCFTPGFWCQRKAPRVPSSNGESNSFIPGEETNRDIEPVVREMKGREAIRIVDLYKSYQKCRKPETKAVNGINLTIYEGQITAILGHNGAGKTSLFNILTGLTAPTAGTALIFGYDVRDFQDMQNIRSMTGVCPQHDILFDLLTPREHLEFFAAVRGIPRTMIEHEVRKTLKDIDLSEKADTFAKYLSGGQKRKLSVGIAIIGDPKIIILDEPTAGVDPYSRRQMWSFLQSRRHGKVILLTTHFMDEADILADRKAVISKGKLRCCGSSLFLKNKFGIGYHLTLVLEGNAREHAINRLVTSHVSKAEKARRHGRELSFILPHNSVENFAPLFSAIEHEIKTRTSRLGISSYGVSMTTLEEVFLHLEKDEGTECTMDNLSKKMVRNRALSRSLSLQSKSTSYQSLQNEGVTVQNDGQAKGELPDGVNNDRNPPVLGLGLDPIKIRPNFLQTLYAMLRLRILRLFRNIQLLYFTIVAPLLLIALGLHLNSIQTLEVKMQSLKLNTDTYGNETKVLYSNNTDRDITPLIEGIGRDIRYVEEYDGDFANLLKIAPHAAVFSVNEYSQRKINLTVVYNDTMQHSLPILINVLSNTYYRLVSGKEQLESIRVKTHPFQQTSQPQEFNIGTGSSAVFIGMNFVLLPIILVVDMVYDREIKAKNQLRVNGLSFSMYFLTYFVVLVGLITFICLCILGIIFLFDVPSLQEIPALITLGGLLMLYCPASILFSTCLSYIFDKMDSAQSILHNIAVFFGLIPFILVMGLDMLGLSGIAAFVLHVIFSLINTLYVPYAAVYYVGRVHLMCSINAACHHLTMSDYLTTEIIIMAFGVLLHCPLWFFILLILDTKKNGGNVSDIFKHFLRNGGSVGEEIMENADIGEHEDADVKAERQKVFNLITSSSVQEPPVVLVQNLRKEYRHRESGSCSCCSKQDEEASQIQRKVAVRNLSLAVEPGEVFGLLGHNGAGKTTTMKIIIAEEAASRGRVHIGGHNINSNLSEAFRQMGYCPQHDAQWKNITVREHLECYAAIRGVPWGDIGRIVDLYLSGLQIHEHADKQTQECSGGTRRKLSFAMAMIGGPKVVLMDEPSTGMDPRSKRFLWDTILASFQGGRGAILTTHSMEEADALCSKVGIMVKGELRCIGSTQHLKNLYGAGYTLEMKLQGGDCTPTTPSGDRITSLKEFVSSLFPDATLEESFADRLVFGVPQHAVTSLAESFMQLEKAKLELDIEEYSFSQTTLEQVFLKFSHYDESNSGE; encoded by the exons TGAGATAAGAACTAATCCTTTATACACGAATCCGCCCTCACCGACCGAACTGTATTCCGCCCCAGTTACTTGTCGAAAGGACACCAGCCATTGGATGGGTGGCGTATTGTCGATAGAGACTGGCGGATCATGTCCCGCGAACAATTACCTGCACTCTGGATTCTTGGCGTTGCAGTTGATAATGGATATTACAAAAATAAGA CTAGACACAGGGAACACAGATGTAAACGTGCCGGAAGTTAGGCTGGAGATGTTCCCGAAGGAAGCTTTCACTGCAG ACTGGATGCTGGCCTTTAGAGTTGTTATACCTCTCTTTATGGTACTGGCTATCTCGCAATTCGTCACTTACCTCCTGATCCTGATAGTCGGTGAGAAGGAGAAAAAGATCAAGGAAGGAATGAAGATAATGGGCCTAAGAGATTCTGTCTTTTG GTTGTCATGGTTCATTATCTACAGCGTGTTTGTCTTGCTGCTTTCTGCTGTTGGGGTCATACTACTTTTTACACTTCAGATGTTCCAGCACACACACTTTTTACCGATATTCCTTTTAGTAGTGCTCTACAGTTTCTCCATAATCATGTTCGCTTTCATGATAACCCCCTTCTTCGATAAGTCACGG ACCGCTGGTGTGCTAGGCAACTTCGCTGTCACAATATTAAGCTTAATGTACTTTATCCAAGTATTCGTTAACGACTCCAGTTCCATTTCCTTTTGGGTGGTATCGCTTCTCAGTCCAACAGGCGTCGCTTTGGCAATGGATAAA GCTCTTGTGCTGGACTTGCAAGGCGAAGGAGttaatttcgataatctttggtcTGGTCCCGGTATACCCTTTGGAGGAAGTCTTATTATGATGACGTTAGACATCTTTTTGTATGCTTGCTTAGCGTATTACTTCGACTGTGTCATACCTA GCGAATACGGCGTTAAAAGAACTCCCTGGTTCTGCTTTACGCCAGGCTTTTGGTGCCAGAGGAAAGCTCCAAGG GTACCGTCGTCGAATGGCGAGTCAAATTCTTTCATACCTGGCGAGGAGACGAACCGTGACATCGAGCCAGTGGTAAGGGAGATGAAAGGTCGCGAAGCCATTAGGATAGTCGACCTTTACAAGTCCTATCAAAAATGTCGCAAGCCAGAGACCAAAGCTGTAAATGGCATCAATCTGACGATCTATGAAGGACAAATAACCGCGATACTTGGCCATAACGGAGCCGGCAAGACGAGCCTCTTCAACATACTGACTGGCTTGACTGCACCAACTGCCGGCACCGCTTTGATTTTCGGCTACGATGTCAGAGATTTCCAAGACATGCAAAATATCAGGAGTATGACTGGCGTTTGTCCGCAACACGACATTCTGTTCGATCTTCTGACTCCCCGAGAACACCTCGAATTCTTTGCGGCTGTACGAGGAATTCCTAGGACAATGATAGAACACGAG GTGAGGAAAACTTTGAAAGACATCGACTTGTCCGAGAAAGCGGACACTTTCGCAAAATATTTAAGCGGTGGCCAGAAGAGGAAGTTGTCTGTGGGTATAGCCATTATCGGCGATCCAAAAATTATCATCCTCGACGAACCCACCGCTGGAGTAGATCCTTACTCCAGAAGACAGATGTGGTCCTTTCTGCAGTCCAGACGTCACGGCAAAGTAATATTGTTGACCACCCATTTCATGGATGAGGCCGACATATTGGCGGATAGGAAAGCGGTGATTAGTAAAGGGAAATTGCGTTGCTGCGGTAGCTCCCTGTTCTTGAAGAATAAGTTTGGCATCGGATACCATTTAAC GTTGGTACTCGAGGGAAACGCAAGGGAACACGCCATCAACAGACTGGTAACTTCTCACGTGTCAAAGGCTGAGAAGGCGAGACGCCACGGTCGAGAATTGAGCTTCATTTTGCCTCACAATTCTGTGGAGAATTTCGCACCGCTTTTCTCGGCCATAGAACACGAGATCAAGACCAGGACGAGTAGATTAGGTATCAGTAGCTATGGAGTGTCGATGACCACTCTGGAGGAGGTGTTTCTGCACCTAGAGAAAGACGAAGGCACAGAGTGCACCATGGACAATTTAtccaagaaaatggtacggAATCGTGCGTTGAGTAGGTCGTTGTCGTTACAGTCTAAGAGCACATCTTACCAGAGCTTGCAGAACGAGGGCGTCACCGTTCAGAATGACGGCCAAGCGAAAg GCGAGTTACCAGACGGTGTCAATAACGATAGGAATCCTCCTGTTCTCGGCCTCGGGTTGGACCCTATAAAGATCCGGCCTAACTTCCTGCAAACCCTGTACGCCATGCTTCGCCTAAGGATACTCAGGCTCTTCAGGAACATCCAGTTATTGTACTTCACCATCGTTGCGCCTCTCCTATTGATCGCTCTTGGTCTGCATTTGAACAGTATTCAAACTCTCGAGGTCAAGATGCAATCTCTAAAACTGAACACTG ATACCTATGGCAACGAGACCAAAGTTTTGTACTCCAACAATACCGATCGCGACATCACGCCTCTAATCGAGGGGATAGGTCGAGATATCAGATACGTTGAAGAATACGACGGAGATTTTGCAAACTTGTTGAAAATCGCACCTCACGCGGCTGTTTTCAGCGTTAACGAGTACAGCCAACGCAAGATCAACTTGACCGTCGTTTATAACGACACTATGCAACATTCCCTACCGATTCTGATAAACGTGCTGTCCAACACCTATTATAG GTTGGTCTCGGGTAAAGAGCAATTAGAGTCGATAAGGGTGAAAACCCATCCCTTCCAGCAAACTTCCCAACCACAGGAGTTCAACATCGGCACAGGCAGCTCTGCTGTATTCATTGGAATGAATTTCGTACTGCTACCAATCATTCTAGTCGTGGACATGGTCTACGATCGGGAA ATAAAAGCGAAGAATCAACTTCGCGTGAATGGTCTGTCGTTTTCGATGTACTTTCTGACCTACTTCGTCGTACTTGTCGGCCTGATAACGTTCATCTGTCTCTGTATACTCGGCATCATATTCCTCTTCGATGTGCCTTCGCTTCAAGAGATACCAGCACTCATCACCCTCGGCGGTCTTTTAATGCTATATTGCCCGGCGTCCATCCTCTTTTCCACGTGTCTCAGTTACATCTTCGACAAAATGGATTCTGCACAGAGTATTCTACACAATATTGCCGTCTTCTTCGGGCTCATACCCTTTATACTAGTTATGGGTCTTGACATGTTGGGTCTTA GTGGAATAGCAGCATTCGTTCTGCACGTGATCTTCTCTTTAATAAACACATTGTACGTGCCATACGCTGCTGTGTATTATGTCGGACGAGTTCACCTGATGTGCTCCATCAACGCCGCTTGCCACCATCTGACCATGTCCGATTATCTAACTacagaaataattataatgGCCTTTGGAGTGCTTCTGCACTGCCCGCTGTGGTTCTTTATACTTTTGATATTGGATACCAAAAAgaatggtggcaacgttagcgACATTTTCAAGCATTTCCTG CGCAACGGCGGCTCCGTCGGCGaggaaataatggaaaatgcggATATCGGAGAACACGAGGACGCGGACGTCAAAGCCGAAAGGCAGAAAGTTTTTAATCTCATCACTTCGTCATCCGTTCAAGAACCACCTGTAGTTCTAGTACAG AACCTCCGAAAGGAGTATCGACACAGAGAATCAGGTTCCTGTAGTTGTTGCTCGAAGCAAGACGAGGAAGCGAGTCAAATACAACGAAAAGTTGCTGTAAGAAATCTCTCGTTGGCGGTCGAGCCGGGAGAGGTGTTCGGTTTGCTGGGTCACAATGGCGCCGGCAAAACCACGACAATGAAGATTATCATAGCAGAGGAAGCGGCCTCGCGAGGTAGAGTGCATATCGGTGGTCACAACattaattccaatttgtcaGAGGCTTTCAGACAGATGGGCTACTGTCCTCAACacgacgctcaatggaaaaataTCACCGTCAGGGAACATTTGGAATGTTACGCTGCCATACGCGGTGTACCATGGGGAGATATCGGCAG AATCGTAGACCTCTATTTGTCCGGATTACAAATTCACGAACACGCGGACAAACAAACCCAGGAATGCTCGGGTGGAACCAGAAGAAAGCTCAGTTTCGCTATGGCGATGATAGGTGGTCCAAAAGTCGTCTTAATGGACGAGCCCAGTACAGGGATGGATCCTAGGTCGAAAAGGTTTCTATGGGATACAATTCTAGCCAGTTTTCAG GGTGGTAGGGGAGCAATTTTAACGACTCATTCGATGGAGGAAGCGGATGCTTTGTGTTCGAAAGTCGGTATAATGGTGAAGGGAGAGCTTAGGTGTATTGGCTCCACCCAACATTTGAAGAATCTCTACGGTGCTGGATACACCCTTGAGATGAAACTCCAGGGCGGTGATTGCACGCCCACGACACCTTCTGGCGACAGGATTACTAGTCTGAAAGAATTCGTTTCCAGCCTGTTTCCAGATGCTACCCTTGAGGAGAGTTTCGCTGACAGATTAGTTTTCGGTGTTCCCCAACACGCAGTTACCTCGCTGGCCGAGAGCTTCATGCAGTTGGAAAAGG CCAAGCTCGAACTGGACATCGAAGAGTACAGTTTCAGCCAGACCACTCTGGAACAAGTATTCCTGAAATTTTCCCATTACGATGAATCAAACTCGGGGGAATGA
- the LOC143214737 gene encoding cholesterol transporter ABCA5 isoform X1, producing MDSCGVYLSQLRAMLVRNLLLKKREKRKTTAEVFLPLCTLGILIVLKVMPPNPNYPAMMTERQEGGIFEALNGYKNNTIAVVPNSTETLNFLSSMNTLWLSMWDHPGKLPLNFVVFDTKDDLQAAYWRDPYSIPLAVIFEDSQPISQRLLYEIRTNPLYTNPPSPTELYSAPVTCRKDTSHWMGGVLSIETGGSCPANNYLHSGFLALQLIMDITKIRLDTGNTDVNVPEVRLEMFPKEAFTADWMLAFRVVIPLFMVLAISQFVTYLLILIVGEKEKKIKEGMKIMGLRDSVFWLSWFIIYSVFVLLLSAVGVILLFTLQMFQHTHFLPIFLLVVLYSFSIIMFAFMITPFFDKSRTAGVLGNFAVTILSLMYFIQVFVNDSSSISFWVVSLLSPTGVALAMDKALVLDLQGEGVNFDNLWSGPGIPFGGSLIMMTLDIFLYACLAYYFDCVIPSEYGVKRTPWFCFTPGFWCQRKAPRVGLQYKKKTERQSREKLGLQSYLQVPSSNGESNSFIPGEETNRDIEPVVREMKGREAIRIVDLYKSYQKCRKPETKAVNGINLTIYEGQITAILGHNGAGKTSLFNILTGLTAPTAGTALIFGYDVRDFQDMQNIRSMTGVCPQHDILFDLLTPREHLEFFAAVRGIPRTMIEHEVRKTLKDIDLSEKADTFAKYLSGGQKRKLSVGIAIIGDPKIIILDEPTAGVDPYSRRQMWSFLQSRRHGKVILLTTHFMDEADILADRKAVISKGKLRCCGSSLFLKNKFGIGYHLTLVLEGNAREHAINRLVTSHVSKAEKARRHGRELSFILPHNSVENFAPLFSAIEHEIKTRTSRLGISSYGVSMTTLEEVFLHLEKDEGTECTMDNLSKKMVRNRALSRSLSLQSKSTSYQSLQNEGVTVQNDGQAKGELPDGVNNDRNPPVLGLGLDPIKIRPNFLQTLYAMLRLRILRLFRNIQLLYFTIVAPLLLIALGLHLNSIQTLEVKMQSLKLNTDTYGNETKVLYSNNTDRDITPLIEGIGRDIRYVEEYDGDFANLLKIAPHAAVFSVNEYSQRKINLTVVYNDTMQHSLPILINVLSNTYYRLVSGKEQLESIRVKTHPFQQTSQPQEFNIGTGSSAVFIGMNFVLLPIILVVDMVYDREIKAKNQLRVNGLSFSMYFLTYFVVLVGLITFICLCILGIIFLFDVPSLQEIPALITLGGLLMLYCPASILFSTCLSYIFDKMDSAQSILHNIAVFFGLIPFILVMGLDMLGLSGIAAFVLHVIFSLINTLYVPYAAVYYVGRVHLMCSINAACHHLTMSDYLTTEIIIMAFGVLLHCPLWFFILLILDTKKNGGNVSDIFKHFLRNGGSVGEEIMENADIGEHEDADVKAERQKVFNLITSSSVQEPPVVLVQNLRKEYRHRESGSCSCCSKQDEEASQIQRKVAVRNLSLAVEPGEVFGLLGHNGAGKTTTMKIIIAEEAASRGRVHIGGHNINSNLSEAFRQMGYCPQHDAQWKNITVREHLECYAAIRGVPWGDIGRIVDLYLSGLQIHEHADKQTQECSGGTRRKLSFAMAMIGGPKVVLMDEPSTGMDPRSKRFLWDTILASFQGGRGAILTTHSMEEADALCSKVGIMVKGELRCIGSTQHLKNLYGAGYTLEMKLQGGDCTPTTPSGDRITSLKEFVSSLFPDATLEESFADRLVFGVPQHAVTSLAESFMQLEKAKLELDIEEYSFSQTTLEQVFLKFSHYDESNSGE from the exons TGAGATAAGAACTAATCCTTTATACACGAATCCGCCCTCACCGACCGAACTGTATTCCGCCCCAGTTACTTGTCGAAAGGACACCAGCCATTGGATGGGTGGCGTATTGTCGATAGAGACTGGCGGATCATGTCCCGCGAACAATTACCTGCACTCTGGATTCTTGGCGTTGCAGTTGATAATGGATATTACAAAAATAAGA CTAGACACAGGGAACACAGATGTAAACGTGCCGGAAGTTAGGCTGGAGATGTTCCCGAAGGAAGCTTTCACTGCAG ACTGGATGCTGGCCTTTAGAGTTGTTATACCTCTCTTTATGGTACTGGCTATCTCGCAATTCGTCACTTACCTCCTGATCCTGATAGTCGGTGAGAAGGAGAAAAAGATCAAGGAAGGAATGAAGATAATGGGCCTAAGAGATTCTGTCTTTTG GTTGTCATGGTTCATTATCTACAGCGTGTTTGTCTTGCTGCTTTCTGCTGTTGGGGTCATACTACTTTTTACACTTCAGATGTTCCAGCACACACACTTTTTACCGATATTCCTTTTAGTAGTGCTCTACAGTTTCTCCATAATCATGTTCGCTTTCATGATAACCCCCTTCTTCGATAAGTCACGG ACCGCTGGTGTGCTAGGCAACTTCGCTGTCACAATATTAAGCTTAATGTACTTTATCCAAGTATTCGTTAACGACTCCAGTTCCATTTCCTTTTGGGTGGTATCGCTTCTCAGTCCAACAGGCGTCGCTTTGGCAATGGATAAA GCTCTTGTGCTGGACTTGCAAGGCGAAGGAGttaatttcgataatctttggtcTGGTCCCGGTATACCCTTTGGAGGAAGTCTTATTATGATGACGTTAGACATCTTTTTGTATGCTTGCTTAGCGTATTACTTCGACTGTGTCATACCTA GCGAATACGGCGTTAAAAGAACTCCCTGGTTCTGCTTTACGCCAGGCTTTTGGTGCCAGAGGAAAGCTCCAAGGGTGGGTTTGCAATACAAGAAGAAGACGGAGAgacaaagtagagaaaaactTGGTTTACAGTCGTACTTACAGGTACCGTCGTCGAATGGCGAGTCAAATTCTTTCATACCTGGCGAGGAGACGAACCGTGACATCGAGCCAGTGGTAAGGGAGATGAAAGGTCGCGAAGCCATTAGGATAGTCGACCTTTACAAGTCCTATCAAAAATGTCGCAAGCCAGAGACCAAAGCTGTAAATGGCATCAATCTGACGATCTATGAAGGACAAATAACCGCGATACTTGGCCATAACGGAGCCGGCAAGACGAGCCTCTTCAACATACTGACTGGCTTGACTGCACCAACTGCCGGCACCGCTTTGATTTTCGGCTACGATGTCAGAGATTTCCAAGACATGCAAAATATCAGGAGTATGACTGGCGTTTGTCCGCAACACGACATTCTGTTCGATCTTCTGACTCCCCGAGAACACCTCGAATTCTTTGCGGCTGTACGAGGAATTCCTAGGACAATGATAGAACACGAG GTGAGGAAAACTTTGAAAGACATCGACTTGTCCGAGAAAGCGGACACTTTCGCAAAATATTTAAGCGGTGGCCAGAAGAGGAAGTTGTCTGTGGGTATAGCCATTATCGGCGATCCAAAAATTATCATCCTCGACGAACCCACCGCTGGAGTAGATCCTTACTCCAGAAGACAGATGTGGTCCTTTCTGCAGTCCAGACGTCACGGCAAAGTAATATTGTTGACCACCCATTTCATGGATGAGGCCGACATATTGGCGGATAGGAAAGCGGTGATTAGTAAAGGGAAATTGCGTTGCTGCGGTAGCTCCCTGTTCTTGAAGAATAAGTTTGGCATCGGATACCATTTAAC GTTGGTACTCGAGGGAAACGCAAGGGAACACGCCATCAACAGACTGGTAACTTCTCACGTGTCAAAGGCTGAGAAGGCGAGACGCCACGGTCGAGAATTGAGCTTCATTTTGCCTCACAATTCTGTGGAGAATTTCGCACCGCTTTTCTCGGCCATAGAACACGAGATCAAGACCAGGACGAGTAGATTAGGTATCAGTAGCTATGGAGTGTCGATGACCACTCTGGAGGAGGTGTTTCTGCACCTAGAGAAAGACGAAGGCACAGAGTGCACCATGGACAATTTAtccaagaaaatggtacggAATCGTGCGTTGAGTAGGTCGTTGTCGTTACAGTCTAAGAGCACATCTTACCAGAGCTTGCAGAACGAGGGCGTCACCGTTCAGAATGACGGCCAAGCGAAAg GCGAGTTACCAGACGGTGTCAATAACGATAGGAATCCTCCTGTTCTCGGCCTCGGGTTGGACCCTATAAAGATCCGGCCTAACTTCCTGCAAACCCTGTACGCCATGCTTCGCCTAAGGATACTCAGGCTCTTCAGGAACATCCAGTTATTGTACTTCACCATCGTTGCGCCTCTCCTATTGATCGCTCTTGGTCTGCATTTGAACAGTATTCAAACTCTCGAGGTCAAGATGCAATCTCTAAAACTGAACACTG ATACCTATGGCAACGAGACCAAAGTTTTGTACTCCAACAATACCGATCGCGACATCACGCCTCTAATCGAGGGGATAGGTCGAGATATCAGATACGTTGAAGAATACGACGGAGATTTTGCAAACTTGTTGAAAATCGCACCTCACGCGGCTGTTTTCAGCGTTAACGAGTACAGCCAACGCAAGATCAACTTGACCGTCGTTTATAACGACACTATGCAACATTCCCTACCGATTCTGATAAACGTGCTGTCCAACACCTATTATAG GTTGGTCTCGGGTAAAGAGCAATTAGAGTCGATAAGGGTGAAAACCCATCCCTTCCAGCAAACTTCCCAACCACAGGAGTTCAACATCGGCACAGGCAGCTCTGCTGTATTCATTGGAATGAATTTCGTACTGCTACCAATCATTCTAGTCGTGGACATGGTCTACGATCGGGAA ATAAAAGCGAAGAATCAACTTCGCGTGAATGGTCTGTCGTTTTCGATGTACTTTCTGACCTACTTCGTCGTACTTGTCGGCCTGATAACGTTCATCTGTCTCTGTATACTCGGCATCATATTCCTCTTCGATGTGCCTTCGCTTCAAGAGATACCAGCACTCATCACCCTCGGCGGTCTTTTAATGCTATATTGCCCGGCGTCCATCCTCTTTTCCACGTGTCTCAGTTACATCTTCGACAAAATGGATTCTGCACAGAGTATTCTACACAATATTGCCGTCTTCTTCGGGCTCATACCCTTTATACTAGTTATGGGTCTTGACATGTTGGGTCTTA GTGGAATAGCAGCATTCGTTCTGCACGTGATCTTCTCTTTAATAAACACATTGTACGTGCCATACGCTGCTGTGTATTATGTCGGACGAGTTCACCTGATGTGCTCCATCAACGCCGCTTGCCACCATCTGACCATGTCCGATTATCTAACTacagaaataattataatgGCCTTTGGAGTGCTTCTGCACTGCCCGCTGTGGTTCTTTATACTTTTGATATTGGATACCAAAAAgaatggtggcaacgttagcgACATTTTCAAGCATTTCCTG CGCAACGGCGGCTCCGTCGGCGaggaaataatggaaaatgcggATATCGGAGAACACGAGGACGCGGACGTCAAAGCCGAAAGGCAGAAAGTTTTTAATCTCATCACTTCGTCATCCGTTCAAGAACCACCTGTAGTTCTAGTACAG AACCTCCGAAAGGAGTATCGACACAGAGAATCAGGTTCCTGTAGTTGTTGCTCGAAGCAAGACGAGGAAGCGAGTCAAATACAACGAAAAGTTGCTGTAAGAAATCTCTCGTTGGCGGTCGAGCCGGGAGAGGTGTTCGGTTTGCTGGGTCACAATGGCGCCGGCAAAACCACGACAATGAAGATTATCATAGCAGAGGAAGCGGCCTCGCGAGGTAGAGTGCATATCGGTGGTCACAACattaattccaatttgtcaGAGGCTTTCAGACAGATGGGCTACTGTCCTCAACacgacgctcaatggaaaaataTCACCGTCAGGGAACATTTGGAATGTTACGCTGCCATACGCGGTGTACCATGGGGAGATATCGGCAG AATCGTAGACCTCTATTTGTCCGGATTACAAATTCACGAACACGCGGACAAACAAACCCAGGAATGCTCGGGTGGAACCAGAAGAAAGCTCAGTTTCGCTATGGCGATGATAGGTGGTCCAAAAGTCGTCTTAATGGACGAGCCCAGTACAGGGATGGATCCTAGGTCGAAAAGGTTTCTATGGGATACAATTCTAGCCAGTTTTCAG GGTGGTAGGGGAGCAATTTTAACGACTCATTCGATGGAGGAAGCGGATGCTTTGTGTTCGAAAGTCGGTATAATGGTGAAGGGAGAGCTTAGGTGTATTGGCTCCACCCAACATTTGAAGAATCTCTACGGTGCTGGATACACCCTTGAGATGAAACTCCAGGGCGGTGATTGCACGCCCACGACACCTTCTGGCGACAGGATTACTAGTCTGAAAGAATTCGTTTCCAGCCTGTTTCCAGATGCTACCCTTGAGGAGAGTTTCGCTGACAGATTAGTTTTCGGTGTTCCCCAACACGCAGTTACCTCGCTGGCCGAGAGCTTCATGCAGTTGGAAAAGG CCAAGCTCGAACTGGACATCGAAGAGTACAGTTTCAGCCAGACCACTCTGGAACAAGTATTCCTGAAATTTTCCCATTACGATGAATCAAACTCGGGGGAATGA